A genomic window from Pseudomonas argentinensis includes:
- a CDS encoding UDP-N-acetylmuramoyl-tripeptide--D-alanyl-D-alanine ligase, translated as MLKALRLSEVAGALSARLVGDDCAFAAVSTDSRSIVPGQLFVALSGPRFDGHDYLAQVAAKGAVAALVAREVADVDLPQLVVADTTLALGQLGALNRQAYGGLLAAVTGSSGKTTVKEMLAAILRAACAQDGGAVLATRGNLNNQLGVPLTLLELGPEHTGAVIELGASGIGEIAYTVGLTKPQVAIITNAGNAHVGEFGGPENIVLAKGEILEGLGEAGIAVLNRDDLAFERWVERAAGRRILSFALRDSRADFHALELSRDPRGCPAFTLFCHEGQARVQLNLLGEHNVANALAAAAAAHALAVPLVAIKNGLESLLPVKGRAVAQLARNGARVIDDTYNANPASICAAIDILAGFSGRKVLVLGDIGELGAWSEQGHRDVGAYAVGKADVLYAVGPQMKHAVQAFGAGGRHFADQAALIDAVRAEPGDSTILIKGSRSAAMENVVAALCGDSGESH; from the coding sequence ATGCTTAAGGCGTTACGGTTGAGCGAAGTGGCCGGCGCCCTGAGCGCCCGCCTGGTAGGCGACGACTGCGCCTTTGCGGCCGTCAGCACCGACAGCCGCAGCATCGTGCCGGGCCAACTGTTCGTCGCCCTGAGCGGCCCGCGTTTCGATGGGCACGACTACCTGGCCCAGGTCGCCGCCAAGGGTGCCGTCGCGGCGCTGGTGGCGCGCGAGGTCGCGGACGTCGACCTGCCGCAGCTGGTGGTGGCCGATACCACCCTGGCCCTCGGCCAGTTGGGCGCACTCAATCGCCAGGCCTACGGTGGCCTGCTGGCCGCCGTGACCGGCTCCAGCGGCAAGACCACCGTCAAGGAAATGCTCGCCGCCATCCTGCGCGCGGCCTGTGCCCAGGACGGCGGCGCGGTGCTGGCGACCCGCGGCAACCTGAACAACCAGCTGGGCGTACCGCTGACCCTGCTGGAGCTGGGCCCGGAGCATACCGGCGCGGTCATCGAACTGGGCGCCTCGGGTATCGGCGAGATCGCCTACACCGTCGGCCTGACCAAACCGCAGGTGGCCATCATTACCAATGCCGGCAATGCCCATGTGGGTGAGTTCGGTGGCCCCGAGAACATCGTGCTGGCCAAGGGCGAGATCCTCGAAGGCCTGGGCGAGGCCGGCATTGCCGTGCTCAACCGTGACGACCTGGCCTTCGAGCGCTGGGTCGAGCGTGCCGCCGGTCGCCGCATACTGAGCTTCGCCCTGCGTGACAGCCGCGCCGATTTCCATGCCCTCGAGCTGAGCCGCGATCCCCGTGGTTGCCCGGCATTCACCTTGTTCTGCCACGAGGGCCAGGCTCGCGTGCAGCTGAATCTGCTCGGTGAGCACAACGTGGCCAATGCACTGGCCGCCGCTGCGGCTGCCCATGCCCTGGCGGTACCGCTGGTGGCCATCAAGAACGGCCTGGAAAGCCTGCTGCCGGTCAAGGGCCGGGCCGTGGCGCAACTGGCGCGCAACGGCGCCCGGGTCATCGACGACACCTATAACGCCAACCCCGCTTCGATCTGCGCGGCCATCGACATCCTCGCCGGTTTCTCCGGTCGCAAGGTACTGGTGCTGGGCGATATCGGCGAGCTGGGCGCCTGGTCGGAGCAGGGTCACCGCGACGTCGGCGCCTACGCAGTCGGCAAGGCCGATGTGCTCTATGCGGTCGGCCCGCAGATGAAACACGCCGTGCAGGCCTTTGGCGCCGGAGGCCGGCATTTCGCCGATCAGGCCGCGCTGATCGACGCGGTACGCGCCGAGCCCGGCGACAGCACCATTCTAATTAAAGGTTCACGCAGCGCCGCGATGGAAAACGTCGTCGCCGCGCTGTGTGGCGACAGTGGGGAGAGTCACTAA
- the mraY gene encoding phospho-N-acetylmuramoyl-pentapeptide-transferase: MLLLLAEYLQQFHKGFAVFQYLTLRGILGVLTALALALFLGPWMIRTLQIRQIGQAVRNDGPQSHLSKKGTPTMGGALILSAIAVSTLLWADLSNRYVWVVLIVTLLFGAIGWVDDYRKVIEKNSRGLPSRWKYFWQSVFGIGAATFLYMTAQTPIETTLIVPLLKDVSIPLGIGFVVLTYFVIVGSSNAVNLTDGLDGLAILPTVMVGGALGIFCYLSGNVNFSEYLLIPYVPGAGELIVFCGALIGAGLGFLWFNTYPAQVFMGDVGALALGAALGTIAVIVRQEIVLFIMGGVFVMETLSVIIQVASFKLTGKRVFRMAPIHHHFELKGWPEPRVIVRFWIITVILVLIGLATLKLR; encoded by the coding sequence ATGCTGCTGCTGCTGGCAGAGTATCTGCAACAGTTCCACAAGGGCTTCGCGGTCTTTCAGTACCTTACCCTGCGCGGGATTCTCGGCGTGCTGACGGCGCTGGCGCTAGCGCTGTTCCTCGGCCCCTGGATGATTCGTACCCTGCAGATCCGCCAGATCGGCCAGGCGGTGCGCAACGACGGCCCGCAATCGCACCTGTCCAAGAAGGGCACGCCGACCATGGGCGGCGCGCTGATTCTCTCGGCCATCGCCGTCAGCACCCTGCTGTGGGCCGACCTGAGCAATCGCTACGTGTGGGTGGTGCTGATCGTCACCCTGCTGTTCGGCGCCATCGGTTGGGTCGACGACTACCGCAAGGTGATCGAGAAGAACTCGCGCGGCCTGCCGAGCCGCTGGAAGTACTTCTGGCAGTCGGTGTTCGGCATCGGCGCGGCGACCTTCCTTTATATGACTGCGCAGACGCCGATCGAAACCACCCTGATCGTGCCGCTGCTCAAGGACGTGAGCATTCCGCTGGGCATCGGCTTCGTGGTGCTGACCTATTTCGTCATCGTCGGCTCCAGCAACGCGGTGAACCTCACCGACGGCCTCGACGGCCTGGCGATCCTGCCCACGGTGATGGTCGGCGGCGCCCTGGGCATCTTCTGCTACCTGTCGGGCAACGTTAATTTCTCCGAGTACCTGCTGATTCCCTATGTGCCGGGCGCTGGCGAGCTGATCGTGTTCTGCGGCGCATTGATCGGCGCCGGCCTGGGCTTTCTGTGGTTCAACACCTACCCGGCGCAGGTGTTCATGGGCGACGTCGGCGCGCTGGCGCTGGGCGCCGCGCTGGGCACCATCGCCGTGATCGTGCGTCAGGAAATCGTGCTGTTCATCATGGGCGGCGTGTTCGTGATGGAAACCCTGTCGGTGATCATCCAGGTCGCCAGCTTCAAGCTGACCGGCAAGCGGGTGTTCCGCATGGCACCGATTCACCACCATTTCGAGTTGAAGGGTTGGCCCGAACCACGGGTCATCGTTCGTTTCTGGATCATCACCGTCATTCTGGTGTTGATCGGCCTCGCTACCTTGAAATTGCGTTGA
- the murD gene encoding UDP-N-acetylmuramoyl-L-alanine--D-glutamate ligase — protein sequence MSLIASDQFRIVVGLGKSGMSLVRYLARQGVRFAVVDTRANPPELSTLREQFPQVEVRCGELDVEFLSRASELLISPGLAVATPALQEAARRGAKLSGDIDLFARAAKAPIIAITGSNAKSTVTTLVGEMAAASGRKVAVGGNLGTPALDLLADDVELYVIELSSFQLETTELLNAEVATCLNVSEDHMDRYADLPAYHLAKHRIFRGARQVVVNRDDPLSRPMIADQVPCWSFGLGKPDFKRFGLLEENGEKYLAYQFDALLPVRELKVRGAHNQSNALAALALGHAVGLPMAAMLDTLKAFTGLAHRCQWVGERAGVSYYDDSKATNVGAALAAIEGLGADIAGKLVLIAGGDGKGADFSSLRKPVAAHCRAVVLLGRDADKLAAVLDGAVDILRVDSLQAAVEQAARLAQGGDAVLLSPACASLDMFKNFEERGRLFAQAVEALV from the coding sequence ATGAGCCTGATCGCTTCCGACCAATTCCGCATCGTTGTCGGCCTCGGCAAGAGCGGCATGTCCCTGGTGCGCTACCTCGCGCGCCAGGGCGTGCGCTTTGCCGTGGTCGATACCCGTGCCAATCCGCCGGAGCTGAGCACCTTGCGTGAACAGTTCCCGCAGGTCGAAGTGCGTTGTGGCGAGCTGGACGTGGAGTTCCTCAGCCGCGCCAGCGAACTGCTGATCAGCCCCGGTCTGGCCGTGGCCACCCCGGCGCTGCAGGAAGCGGCCAGGCGTGGCGCCAAGCTGTCCGGTGACATCGACCTGTTCGCTCGCGCAGCGAAGGCGCCGATCATCGCCATCACCGGCTCCAACGCCAAGAGCACCGTGACCACCCTGGTCGGCGAGATGGCCGCTGCCTCCGGGCGCAAGGTCGCCGTGGGTGGCAACCTCGGCACGCCGGCGCTGGATCTGCTGGCCGATGACGTCGAGCTTTACGTCATCGAGTTGTCCAGCTTCCAGCTGGAAACCACCGAGCTGCTCAACGCCGAAGTGGCCACCTGCCTGAACGTCAGTGAAGACCACATGGATCGCTACGCCGATCTGCCGGCCTACCACCTGGCCAAGCACCGCATCTTCCGTGGCGCCCGCCAGGTGGTGGTCAACCGTGACGATCCGCTGTCGCGGCCGATGATCGCCGACCAGGTGCCATGCTGGAGCTTTGGCCTCGGCAAGCCGGACTTCAAGCGTTTCGGCCTGCTCGAGGAGAACGGCGAGAAATACCTGGCCTATCAGTTCGACGCGCTGCTGCCGGTACGGGAGCTGAAGGTGCGCGGCGCCCATAACCAGTCCAATGCCCTGGCGGCGCTGGCGCTCGGTCACGCCGTGGGCCTGCCGATGGCCGCCATGCTCGACACCCTCAAGGCCTTCACCGGCCTGGCGCACCGCTGCCAATGGGTTGGCGAGCGCGCGGGCGTGAGCTACTACGACGACTCCAAGGCCACCAACGTCGGGGCGGCCCTGGCGGCCATCGAAGGCCTGGGCGCCGATATCGCCGGCAAGCTGGTGCTGATCGCCGGTGGCGACGGCAAGGGCGCCGACTTCTCCAGCCTGCGCAAGCCGGTGGCGGCCCACTGCCGCGCCGTGGTGCTGCTCGGCCGCGACGCCGACAAGCTGGCCGCGGTACTGGACGGCGCCGTGGACATCCTGCGCGTCGACAGCCTGCAGGCCGCCGTCGAGCAGGCTGCACGCCTGGCCCAAGGCGGCGACGCGGTGCTGCTGTCGCCGGCCTGCGCGAGCCTGGACATGTTCAAGAATTTCGAAGAGCGCGGGCGTCTGTTCGCCCAGGCCGTGGAGGCGCTCGTCTGA
- the ftsW gene encoding putative lipid II flippase FtsW has product MLSFLRPYPSPLFSRRGLDMDFPMLAGCLALLGLGLVMISSASTEVAAVNTGSPLYYMIRHLIYLAIGLGAAGVVLMVPLATWQRHSWLLLLVAVVLLILVLLPGIGREVNGAKRWIGFGAFNIQPSEIAKVFVVLYLAGYLVRRQEEVRESWAGFFKPFVVLLPMAFLLLLEPDFGATVVMMGSAMAMLFLGGVGLFRFLLMVALAVGAVFVLVQTQEYRLQRLITFTDPWADQYGSGYQLTQALIAFGRGEWLGVGLGNSIQKQFYLPEAHTDFVFSVLAEELGLVGALVTVGLFVFVCVRALYIGLWAEKAKQYFSAYVAFGLSFLWIGQFLINIGVNIGLLPTKGLTLPFLSYGGSSLVICCVSLALLLRIEWEARNGLGSEDVEFDESDFPEPEREVQHAR; this is encoded by the coding sequence ATGCTGTCCTTCCTGCGCCCTTATCCGTCTCCGCTGTTCAGCCGTCGTGGCCTGGACATGGACTTCCCGATGCTCGCCGGCTGCCTGGCGCTGCTCGGCCTCGGCCTGGTGATGATTTCCTCGGCGTCCACCGAGGTGGCGGCGGTGAACACCGGCAGCCCGCTGTACTACATGATCCGCCACCTGATTTACCTGGCCATCGGCCTGGGCGCTGCCGGGGTGGTGCTGATGGTTCCGCTGGCCACCTGGCAGCGTCACAGCTGGCTGCTGCTGCTGGTGGCCGTGGTCCTGCTGATATTGGTACTGCTGCCCGGCATCGGCCGCGAGGTCAACGGTGCCAAGCGCTGGATCGGTTTCGGTGCATTCAACATCCAGCCCTCGGAGATCGCCAAGGTCTTCGTGGTGCTCTATCTCGCCGGCTACCTGGTGCGGCGCCAGGAAGAGGTGCGCGAAAGCTGGGCAGGCTTCTTCAAGCCCTTCGTGGTGTTGCTGCCCATGGCCTTCCTGTTGCTGCTCGAGCCCGACTTCGGCGCGACCGTGGTGATGATGGGATCGGCGATGGCCATGCTGTTCCTGGGCGGCGTCGGCCTGTTCCGTTTCCTGCTGATGGTGGCCCTGGCGGTCGGTGCGGTGTTCGTGCTGGTACAGACCCAGGAATACCGCCTGCAGCGCCTGATCACCTTTACCGATCCCTGGGCCGATCAATATGGCTCCGGCTACCAGCTGACCCAGGCACTGATCGCCTTCGGGCGTGGCGAGTGGCTGGGCGTCGGCCTGGGCAACAGCATCCAGAAGCAGTTCTACCTGCCCGAAGCGCACACCGACTTCGTGTTCTCTGTACTGGCCGAGGAACTGGGCCTGGTCGGCGCACTGGTCACCGTCGGCCTGTTCGTGTTCGTCTGCGTGCGCGCCCTGTACATCGGTCTTTGGGCAGAAAAAGCCAAGCAGTATTTCTCCGCCTACGTGGCCTTCGGCCTGAGCTTCCTGTGGATCGGCCAGTTTTTGATCAACATTGGCGTGAACATCGGCCTGCTGCCGACCAAAGGCCTGACCCTGCCGTTCCTGAGTTATGGCGGCAGTTCCCTGGTCATCTGCTGCGTCAGCCTGGCACTGCTGCTGCGCATCGAGTGGGAAGCGCGCAATGGCCTGGGCAGCGAAGACGTCGAGTTCGACGAGAGCGACTTCCCCGAGCCCGAGCGGGAGGTGCAGCATGCCCGGTAA
- the murG gene encoding undecaprenyldiphospho-muramoylpentapeptide beta-N-acetylglucosaminyltransferase has product MPGNVLIMAGGTGGHVFPALACAREFQARGYRVHWLGTPRGIENELVPAAGLPLHLIHVSGLRGKGKLSLLKAPLQLIKALFQARKVVRELQPVCVLGMGGYVTGPGGLAAKLAGVPLIIHEQNAVAGTANRSLVAFASRVCEAFPDTFAASDKRRTTGNPVREELFLETPRDALTGRRPRLLILGGSLGAEPLNKLLPEALARVSAELRPEVFHQAGKQHAEVTGERYRAAGVEAQVAPFISDMARAYAWADLVVCRSGALTVSELAAAGLPAFLVPLPHAIDDHQTRNASYLAKDGAAVLLPQRSTDAADLAAQLTEVLMHPERLKQMASTARRLAKPDATRTVVDVCLEVARG; this is encoded by the coding sequence ATGCCCGGTAACGTGCTGATCATGGCGGGCGGCACCGGCGGCCATGTGTTCCCGGCGCTGGCCTGTGCCCGCGAATTCCAGGCACGCGGCTACCGCGTGCACTGGCTGGGCACGCCGCGCGGCATCGAGAACGAACTGGTCCCGGCCGCCGGCCTGCCACTGCACCTGATCCACGTCAGCGGCCTGCGCGGCAAGGGCAAGCTGTCGCTGCTCAAGGCGCCCCTGCAGCTGATCAAGGCGCTGTTCCAGGCCCGCAAGGTGGTGCGCGAGCTGCAGCCGGTGTGCGTGCTCGGCATGGGCGGCTATGTGACCGGCCCGGGCGGCCTGGCGGCCAAGCTGGCCGGCGTGCCGCTGATCATCCACGAGCAGAATGCCGTGGCCGGTACCGCCAATCGCAGCCTGGTGGCATTCGCCAGCCGGGTCTGCGAGGCTTTCCCCGACACCTTCGCCGCGTCGGACAAGCGCCGCACCACCGGCAACCCGGTGCGCGAGGAGCTGTTCCTGGAAACACCCCGCGATGCGCTGACCGGTCGTCGGCCACGCCTGCTGATTCTGGGTGGCAGCCTGGGTGCCGAACCGCTGAACAAACTGCTGCCGGAAGCGCTGGCGCGGGTTTCCGCCGAGTTGCGCCCGGAAGTCTTCCACCAGGCCGGCAAGCAGCACGCCGAGGTGACCGGCGAACGATACAGGGCAGCGGGCGTCGAAGCGCAGGTCGCGCCCTTTATCAGCGACATGGCCCGCGCCTACGCCTGGGCCGACCTGGTGGTCTGCCGCTCCGGCGCGCTGACCGTCAGCGAACTGGCTGCCGCCGGCCTGCCGGCTTTCCTGGTGCCGCTGCCCCACGCGATCGACGACCACCAGACGCGCAATGCCAGCTATCTCGCGAAGGACGGCGCCGCCGTCCTTCTGCCACAACGCTCCACTGACGCTGCCGATCTGGCAGCGCAGCTGACCGAGGTCTTGATGCACCCCGAACGACTCAAACAAATGGCCAGCACCGCACGTCGCCTGGCCAAGCCCGATGCTACCCGTACCGTCGTCGACGTCTGCCTGGAGGTGGCCCGTGGCTAA
- the murC gene encoding UDP-N-acetylmuramate--L-alanine ligase, whose product MRRIRRIHFVGIGGAGMCGIAEVLLNLGYEVSGSDLKTSSVTERLENFGAQIFIGHRAENAESADVLVVSSAINTSNPEVATALERRIPVVPRAEMLAELMRYRHGIAVAGTHGKTTTTSLLASVFAAGGLDPTFVIGGRLNAAGTNAQLGSSRYLIAEADESDASFLHLQPMVSVVTNIDMDHMSTYEGDFNKLKKTFIEFLHNLPFYGLAVVCVDDPVVREILSQVGRPTVTYGFSEDADVRAINVRQQGMQTFFTVLRPDCEPLDVSVNMPGNHNVLNALATICIATDEGISDDAIVQGLSQFQGVGRRFQVYGQLPVDGGEVMLVDDYGHHPREVAAVIKAVRGGWPERRLVMVYQPHRYSRTRDLYDDFVQVLTDANVLLLMEVYPAGEEPIPGADSRQLCHSIRQRGQLDPIYIERGADLAPLIKPLLRAGDILLCQGAGDIGGVAPQLLQSPLFSAQGQRQ is encoded by the coding sequence ATGCGCCGTATCCGCCGTATCCACTTCGTCGGTATCGGCGGTGCCGGCATGTGCGGCATCGCCGAAGTCCTGCTCAACCTGGGCTACGAAGTGTCCGGCTCCGATCTGAAAACCTCGTCGGTGACCGAGCGCCTGGAGAATTTCGGCGCGCAGATCTTCATCGGCCACCGCGCCGAGAACGCCGAGAGCGCCGACGTGCTGGTGGTGTCCAGCGCCATCAACACCTCCAACCCGGAAGTGGCCACCGCGCTCGAGCGCCGCATTCCCGTGGTGCCGCGCGCCGAGATGCTCGCCGAGCTGATGCGCTACCGCCATGGCATCGCCGTGGCCGGCACCCATGGCAAGACCACCACCACCAGCCTGCTGGCCTCGGTGTTCGCCGCCGGCGGCCTGGACCCGACCTTCGTGATCGGCGGCCGCCTCAATGCCGCCGGCACCAACGCCCAGCTGGGTTCCAGCCGCTACCTGATCGCCGAAGCCGACGAGAGCGATGCCAGCTTCCTGCACCTGCAGCCCATGGTGTCGGTGGTGACCAACATCGACATGGACCACATGAGCACCTATGAGGGCGACTTCAACAAGCTGAAGAAGACCTTCATCGAGTTCCTCCATAACCTGCCGTTCTATGGCCTGGCCGTGGTCTGCGTGGACGACCCGGTGGTACGCGAGATCCTCTCCCAGGTCGGCCGCCCGACGGTGACCTACGGCTTCAGCGAAGACGCCGACGTGCGCGCCATCAACGTGCGCCAGCAGGGCATGCAGACCTTCTTCACCGTGCTGCGCCCGGACTGCGAGCCGCTCGACGTGTCGGTGAACATGCCCGGCAACCACAATGTGCTCAATGCCCTGGCGACCATCTGCATCGCCACCGACGAAGGCATCAGCGACGACGCCATCGTTCAGGGGCTGTCGCAGTTCCAGGGTGTCGGTCGGCGCTTCCAGGTTTATGGCCAACTGCCGGTCGACGGCGGCGAGGTGATGCTGGTCGACGATTACGGCCATCACCCGCGCGAAGTCGCGGCGGTGATCAAGGCCGTGCGTGGCGGCTGGCCGGAGCGGCGCCTGGTGATGGTGTACCAACCGCACCGCTACAGCCGTACCCGCGACCTGTACGACGATTTCGTGCAGGTGCTGACCGACGCCAACGTGCTGCTGCTGATGGAGGTCTACCCGGCCGGCGAAGAGCCGATCCCCGGTGCCGACAGCCGCCAGCTGTGCCACAGCATTCGCCAGCGCGGCCAGCTGGACCCCATCTATATCGAGCGCGGCGCCGACCTGGCGCCGCTGATCAAGCCGCTGCTGCGTGCTGGCGACATCCTGCTGTGCCAGGGCGCCGGTGACATCGGCGGCGTAGCCCCACAACTGCTGCAGAGCCCGCTGTTCAGCGCGCAAGGTCAACGCCAATGA
- a CDS encoding D-alanine--D-alanine ligase, producing the protein MSADTLKSQLPVSAFGRVAVLFGGKSAEREVSLKSGNAVLSALQSAGVDAFGIDVGDDFLARLTGEKIDRAFIVLHGRGGEDGSMQGLLECAGIPYTGSGILASALAMDKLRTKQVWQSLGLSTPRHAVLASVDDCRRAADELGFPLIVKPAHEGSSIGMAKVGDVDALIAAWQDAACYDSQVLVEQWIHGPEFTIAMLRGQVLPPIALGTSHSFYDYDAKYLADDTQYRVPCGLSADKEAELKALTARACEAVGTQGWARADVMQDADGRFWLLEVNTVPGMTDHSLVPMAAQAAGLNFQQLVLAILADSVEARG; encoded by the coding sequence ATGAGTGCCGACACCCTGAAATCCCAACTGCCGGTCTCGGCATTCGGCCGCGTCGCCGTGCTGTTCGGTGGCAAGAGCGCCGAGCGCGAGGTATCGCTCAAGTCCGGCAACGCCGTGCTGAGCGCGCTGCAGAGCGCCGGCGTGGACGCCTTCGGCATCGACGTGGGCGATGACTTCCTTGCCCGCCTTACGGGCGAGAAGATCGACCGCGCCTTTATCGTGCTGCACGGCCGTGGCGGTGAAGACGGCAGCATGCAGGGCCTGCTCGAATGCGCCGGCATCCCCTACACCGGCAGTGGCATCCTCGCCTCGGCCCTGGCCATGGACAAGCTGCGCACCAAGCAGGTATGGCAGAGCCTGGGCCTGTCGACGCCGCGCCATGCGGTGCTGGCCAGCGTCGACGATTGCCGCCGCGCCGCGGACGAGCTGGGCTTCCCGTTGATCGTCAAGCCGGCCCATGAAGGCTCGAGCATCGGCATGGCCAAGGTCGGCGACGTCGATGCGCTGATCGCCGCCTGGCAGGACGCCGCCTGCTACGACAGCCAGGTGCTGGTCGAGCAATGGATCCATGGTCCGGAATTCACCATCGCCATGCTGCGTGGCCAGGTGCTGCCACCGATCGCCCTGGGCACCTCCCACAGCTTCTACGACTACGACGCCAAGTACCTGGCCGATGACACCCAGTACCGTGTGCCCTGTGGCCTGTCCGCCGACAAGGAGGCCGAGCTGAAGGCCCTCACCGCCCGTGCCTGCGAAGCCGTGGGCACCCAGGGCTGGGCACGCGCCGACGTGATGCAGGATGCCGACGGGCGTTTCTGGCTGCTGGAGGTGAACACCGTCCCGGGCATGACCGACCACAGCCTGGTGCCGATGGCGGCGCAGGCGGCCGGTCTGAATTTCCAGCAGCTGGTGTTGGCGATTCTCGCCGACAGCGTCGAGGCTCGGGGGTAA
- a CDS encoding cell division protein FtsQ/DivIB — translation MGAVLRHQPGSGAPVRGKAVPRGASRLVAKEPISVRLPRPNFSLLKRLSWPVMLLVLGFAAYELSLRLLPYADRPIAKISVEGDLSYISQQSVQQRIEPFVSASFFSVDLVGMRHELEQMPWIAHAEVRRVWPDQVMVRLEEQLPIARWGNEALLNNQGQAFAPKELAHYENLPQLDGPKRAQQQVMQQYQVLSQMLRPMGFTVARLELRERGSWFLTTGQGIEVLLGRDHLVEKIRRFGAIYSKALKDQKDNIARVDLRYANGLAVAWREPPAPVAVDTAAVQ, via the coding sequence ATGGGCGCCGTCCTTCGTCATCAGCCAGGTTCAGGCGCGCCGGTACGCGGCAAGGCCGTGCCGCGTGGCGCGAGCCGCCTGGTGGCCAAGGAGCCGATCAGCGTGCGTTTGCCGCGGCCGAATTTCAGCCTGCTCAAGCGCCTGAGCTGGCCGGTGATGCTGCTGGTGCTGGGCTTCGCCGCCTATGAACTGTCGCTGCGGCTGCTGCCCTACGCCGACCGGCCGATCGCCAAGATCAGCGTGGAAGGCGACCTGAGCTACATCAGCCAGCAATCGGTACAGCAACGCATTGAACCTTTTGTCAGTGCGAGCTTCTTCAGTGTCGACCTTGTCGGTATGCGCCACGAGCTGGAGCAGATGCCATGGATCGCCCACGCCGAAGTGCGCCGGGTGTGGCCCGACCAGGTGATGGTGCGCCTGGAAGAGCAATTGCCGATCGCCCGCTGGGGCAACGAGGCGCTGCTCAACAACCAGGGCCAGGCGTTCGCGCCCAAGGAGCTGGCGCATTACGAGAATTTGCCGCAACTGGACGGCCCGAAGCGGGCCCAGCAACAAGTGATGCAGCAGTATCAGGTGCTGAGCCAGATGCTGCGCCCAATGGGATTCACCGTGGCACGCCTGGAGCTGCGTGAGCGTGGTAGCTGGTTCCTGACCACGGGGCAGGGAATCGAAGTGCTGCTGGGGCGCGACCATCTGGTGGAAAAAATACGTCGTTTCGGTGCCATCTACAGCAAGGCGCTGAAGGATCAGAAAGACAATATCGCGCGGGTCGATCTGCGCTACGCCAACGGCCTGGCCGTCGCGTGGCGCGAGCCGCCGGCACCGGTAGCGGTCGATACCGCTGCGGTGCAGTGA
- the ftsA gene encoding cell division protein FtsA yields the protein MANVQSGKMIVGLDIGTSKVVALVGEVTADGQLEIVGIGTHPSRGLKKGVVVNIESTVASIQRAVEEAQLMAGCRIHSAFVGVAGNHIRSLNSHGIVAIRDREVSSADLERVLDAAQAVAIPADQRVLHTLPQDYVIDNQEGVREPLGMSGVRLEAKVHVVTCAVNAAQNIEKCVRRCGLEVDDIILEQLASAYAVLTDDEKELGVCLVDIGGGTTDICIFTEGAIRHTAVIPIAGDQVTNDIAMALRTPTQYAEEIKIRYACALAKLAGAGETIKVPSVGDRPPRDLSRQSLAEVVEPRYDELFTLIQAELRRSGYEDLIPAGIVLTGGTAKMEGAVELAEEIFHMPVRLGVPHSVKGLSDVVRNPIYSTGVGLLMYGLRKQSDDIPMPGNGGYGDETKAPVLERLKRWIQGNF from the coding sequence ATGGCAAACGTGCAGAGCGGCAAGATGATCGTCGGTCTCGACATCGGTACCTCCAAGGTGGTGGCGCTGGTGGGCGAAGTGACGGCCGATGGCCAACTGGAAATCGTCGGCATCGGCACCCACCCATCGCGCGGCCTGAAGAAGGGCGTGGTGGTCAATATCGAGTCCACCGTGGCGTCGATCCAGCGCGCGGTCGAAGAGGCCCAACTGATGGCCGGCTGCCGCATTCACTCGGCGTTCGTCGGCGTGGCCGGTAACCATATCCGCAGCCTGAACAGCCACGGTATCGTCGCCATCCGCGACCGCGAAGTCAGCAGCGCCGACCTGGAACGGGTACTGGATGCTGCCCAGGCGGTGGCCATTCCGGCTGACCAGCGGGTACTGCATACCCTGCCCCAGGACTACGTGATCGATAACCAGGAAGGCGTACGTGAGCCCCTGGGCATGTCCGGCGTACGCCTGGAAGCCAAGGTGCACGTGGTCACCTGCGCGGTGAACGCGGCGCAGAACATCGAGAAGTGCGTGCGCCGTTGCGGCCTGGAAGTCGACGACATCATCCTCGAGCAACTGGCTTCCGCCTACGCGGTACTGACCGACGACGAGAAGGAGCTGGGCGTGTGCCTGGTCGACATCGGCGGCGGCACCACCGACATCTGCATCTTCACCGAAGGCGCGATTCGCCACACCGCGGTGATCCCGATCGCCGGCGACCAGGTCACCAACGACATCGCCATGGCGCTGCGTACCCCGACCCAGTACGCCGAGGAGATCAAGATCCGTTACGCCTGCGCCCTGGCCAAGCTGGCCGGCGCCGGCGAAACCATCAAGGTGCCGAGCGTCGGTGATCGTCCGCCGCGCGACCTGTCGCGCCAGTCCCTGGCCGAGGTGGTCGAGCCGCGTTACGACGAGCTGTTCACTCTGATCCAGGCCGAACTGCGTCGCAGCGGCTACGAGGATCTGATCCCGGCGGGCATCGTGCTCACCGGTGGTACGGCGAAGATGGAAGGCGCGGTCGAACTGGCCGAGGAAATCTTCCACATGCCGGTCCGCCTCGGTGTGCCCCACAGCGTCAAGGGGCTCAGCGACGTGGTCCGCAACCCGATTTACTCGACGGGCGTTGGCCTGTTGATGTATGGCCTGCGCAAGCAGTCCGACGACATCCCGATGCCCGGCAATGGCGGGTACGGCGATGAAACCAAGGCACCGGTTCTGGAGCGGCTCAAGCGCTGGATCCAGGGCAATTTCTAA